A stretch of DNA from Spirochaeta isovalerica:
TCCTGGCCGGTGTGGTGGTCGGTATTGTCGCTCTGCCGCTCTGCATCGCTTTCGCCGTTGCTTCTGGTGTTGATCCCGGCAAAGGGCTCGTTACCGGAATTCTGGCGGGATTCATCATCTCCTTCCTCGGTGGGAGCCGCGTTCAGATCGGAGGTCCGACCGGAGCATTTGTCATTCTCATTTTCGGTTTCGTACAGTCCTACGGATTCGCCGGTCTTTTTTATTCGACGATCATTGCGGGAATTCTCCTTATCCTCTTCGGGGTTCTGAAGCTGGGGAATCTGCTCAAATACATTCCCCATCCCCTCATAACAGGTTTTACAAGCGGCATTGCCCTGGTCATTTTTTCGACGCAGATTAAAGATGCCCTGGGATTGCCTATTGAAAAGGTTCCCGCTGATTTTCTGGAGAAATGGTCGCTTTTTATCCGGAAGGCCGGCGATTTCAATCCCTATTCTCTGGTGCTGACTCTTGCTTCCATTGCCCTTATCCTGATTCTGAGAAAAGTGACCAAGCGCATTCCCGGATCTTTTGTCTCCATTATTCTCCTCAGCGGAGCCGCAGCTCTTTTCCGCCTGCCCGTGGAAACAGTCGGCTCGCTCTACGGAGCCATTCCCCGATCTTTCCATTTCGGAATACCCGCCTTCGATCCGGGATTTCTCCCTGCTTATTTTCAGGCCGGACTGGCCATTGCCCTGCTGGGGGGTATCGAATCCCTTCTCTCAGCCACGGTAGCCGACGGGATGATAAGCGGCAACCATCGCTCCAATACGGAACTCATAGCCCAGGGAATCGCCAATATCGTCACTCCCTTTTTCGGCGGGATACCGGCGACAGGAGCACTGGCCAGGACCGCTGCCAATGTGAAAAACGGCGGGCGCACCCCTCTGGCGGGGATCGTCCATTCGCTGACACTTTTATCCATCATGCTTTTCTTCGGTCCCTATGCCGTTTACATCCCCATGGCCGTTCTGGCGGGGATTCTTATTGTCGTGGCATACGACATGAGCGAGCTTCATGCATTCAAAGCCTATCTGAAAGGAAACATGTATGACAGGATTATCCTTCTCGTCACATTTCTGCTGACGGTTTTTGTCGATCTGGTAGCGGCCATCGAAGTGGGCATCGTTCTTTCGAGCCTCCTCTTTATGAAGAGAATGTCCGATATTGCCGAGAAAAGAATCGACCATGTGGTGGATCTCGATGTCATTGACGATTACTCGGCTCTGCCTTCCCGTATAGGAATCTATGAAATCAGCGGTCCGCTTTTTTTCGCTTCGGCCCGGCGTTACATCGAGCTGATGAAAGAACTGGGAATCAGGAAAGATGTGATTATAATCCGCATGCGCCATGTTTCCTTTATTGATAAAACGGGGATGAATACTTTTGCCGATGCGGTGCGCTTTCTCCACTCCCGGAAGATCGATGTCGTCCTGTCCGGGCTTAATGATGAAGTTTTGCTGAAGCTGAAGAACAACGGCATGGACAGGTGGATTCCCGAAGAAAATATCTGCAGCTCCTTCAAGGATGCTGTAGCCAGGGCTGAATCCCTCTGAGGGAAGTACGATAAAAAGCTCTTGTCTCTTTTTTCCCGTCCCGTTAACATATGGACCATGGCTGATCTGCACGAACGAAACCCCCATTCCGGGTTATACGATTTTGATGCTCTTGTTAAAAGTCTCCCCGAACTGGAGCAGGCTGTGGTTTCGAACCCCACGGGGGAGAAGACAATCGATTTTTCCGATGCCCGTTCCGTTTTTCTCCTCAATAAGGCTCTGGTGCGCTATTACTATAAAGTTGAAAACTGGCAGATCCCCGAGGGATATCTCTGCCCTGCTGTCCCGGGCCGGGCCGATCATATTCATTACGCCGCCGATCTGCTGGGAGAGTATACGGGAGGAGACATACCCCGGGGAAGAAAGGTTCATGTTCTGGATACGGGGACGGGAGCCGGCTGTATCTACCCCGTCATCGGCTGCGGAGCCTTCGGGTGGAAATTTACCGCTTCGGAGATCGATCCTCTATCCCTTAAGATGTCCAGGCTGATCGTTCAGACAAATCCTTCTATCAGCAAGCTGGTAAAAGTGAAACAGCAGAAACAGAAGCAGTTCATCTTCCGCAATATTATCGAAGAGAGGGACTTTTTCGATCTGACAGTCTGCAATCCTCCTTTTTTCGCATCTCAGAAGGAAGCCGTCGAAGCGAACAGAGAGAAATGGAGAAAAATGACCGGAGAAGAGAGTCCCGGGAACCTCAATTTCGGCGGAATGGAGAATGAACTGTGGTATCCCGGCGGAGAAGCGGCATTCATCGGCAAAATGATCCGGGAAAGCGCTGAATTCGCCGATCAGGTTAACTGGTTCACTTCCCTTGTTTCCCGAAAGGAAAACCTGGCTATTCTGGAAAAACAGCTGTCCCGGGAAAAGACAGCAGCCTTCAAAACTATTTCCATGAGCCAGGGAAACAAGAACAGCCGCCTTCTGGCCTGGACATTTATGAGCGAATCCAGGAGACAATCTCTGGCTGATAAGTATAAAAAAGCCTAATTTTAAACAATTTCCTATTGAAAGAGCTGAATCGGCTATTACACTTTATATAGCGAGGAGGCATCCATGCGTTTTTTCCACTTAAAGATCAAGGGGCGGTTGATACTCATTTGCGCCGTTCTGGTAATCGTCCCGATTCTGACTCTGGGCACCATTCTTTATGTGACCATACAGAATGAAACCGCTCTGGAAAATGAAACCAAGCTGCGGCAACAGTCAGAGCTGCTCTCCCTCAATGCGGAAAGCATTTATGAAATAGCTCTGGATAAAGTTAAGACAGATTTGAAAGTGGCCAGGAAAACTCTTAATTCCTACGGTGATCCCACAGTGGATGAAAAGGGAGATCTGGTTCTCTATGATCCGGTCGGAGACCGGGCGCCGATTCATATTGCGGAGAATTACGCCATTGTCGATGAGATCCGCGATCTCCTCGGCGGAACGGCTACAATCTTCCAGCTGAAAAGTTTTGAAGGTGAAAAAAGCTCCGATCCCGGTTCTGCGGGATGGGCTTATGATACGGCTTTCTACCGCATATCGACTAATGTCATAAAAGACGACGGGAACCGGGCCATCGGAACTATCGTGTCAAAACCGGTATTCGATACGATTATGAAAGGCGAAACATTCTTCGGCAGAGCCTGGGTTGTAAACGGCTGGTATATGACGGCTTATGAGCCTCTCTATGATGAAAGAATGAATATAATCGGGATACTTTATGTCGGCGTGAGGGAAGAGGATTATCAGAATACTTTCCTCGATAACATTGCCAGCCAGGTTGTCGGTAAAACAGGATATATCAGTGTTCTCAACAGCAAGGGGGAATATGTTCTTTCGCTGAATCATCTCCGCGACGGCGAGAGCATCATCAATGCCACCGATTCCAACGGCGTCTATTTCATCAAGGAAATCGTCGATGAATCCCTGAGTCTGAAAAAAGGGGAAACGGGAATAAAATACTATGACTGGAAAAATACCGGCGAGACTCGCGCCAGAAGAAAATTCACCAGCTTCAGCTATTTCCCCCAATGGGACTGGATCATCTCTCCCGGAGCTTATGTGGATGACTTCCAGGACGGTCTCATCCGTATGAGAGGCATAATTCTCCTGGTCGGAATTTTGAGCGCCGCAGCGGGAATCGTGGTAGCGTATTTCTTTGCCAATTCCATTGCCAAACCTTTGAAGAGGGTTGCCGGAATGGCCGATGTCATTTCCCGGGGAGACCTCAATGTCGAAAAGATTGAGATAAAGAGAAAAGACGAAATCGCCATGCTGGCCGATTCCTTTTCGGGAATGCTTGAATCGTTCCGTTACAAAGCGGGCGTTATCGAAACAATAGCTTCCGGAGATCTGACCCAGAACATCGTCAAGGCATCGGAGGACGATCAGCTCGGTCAGTCGCTTATGGATATGAATGATTCCCTCAACGGACTGCTCAACGAGATAACCCAGACCGTGAACGAGGTGAATAACGGTGCGGAACATGTTTCCAATGCCGGTCAGGAGCTTTCCCAGGGGGCTATGGAGCAGGCCAGTTCGCTGGAAGAAATTTCATCGTCGCTCACCAGGATTAACAGCCAGACCAGACAGAACGCCGACAGCGCCATGGAAGCCAGTTCCCTGGCCAAAACTGCCGCGGCCAATGCCGAAAAGGGAAACGGAAAAATGGAACAGCTGCTGGAGGCTATGAATAAAATTGAAAAATCCTCACAGGATATCAGTAAAATCGTCAAAGTTATCGATGACATTGCTTTCCAGATAAATCTTCTGGCTCTCAACGCCAATGTGGAGGCTGCCAGAGCCGGGAAATACGGTAAGGGATTTGCCGTAGTCGCCGATGAGGTCAGAAACCTGGCCAACCGGAGTGCTGATGCCGCCAAGGAGACAACGGCCATGGTCGAGGCGTCGGGGAAGAATGTGAAGGAAGGGAAAACGGCAGCCGAAGAAACTGCGTCCCAGTTGGGAGAAATCCTTGCCGGGTCGATCAAAGTCGCGGAATTCCTTATGGAGATTTCCCGGGCCAGTACGGAACAGGCCGAAGGGATTAATGATATCAACGCGGGGCTGGAACAAATCGATCAGGTCACACAGTCCAATTCATCCAGTGCCGAAGAGAGCGCTTCGGCGGGAGAGGAGCTGGCTGCCCAGGCGGCTCAGCTCAAGGGCATGCTGGAAATGTTCAGGTTGTCAGACAGCTACGATGAAAAGCGGCGGCTTATACCCTGATTTCTCTTAAATGAATTGTGTTTTCCCGTACCTGTGATAACTCCGAAGAGAGCGGTTCGTCGAATCAGACGAACCGCTTTTTAGTCAATATGGTCGAATAATCCTAAAAAATCATATAAATCTCGAGAAAAAAAGGGTTTTTACCCAATTAATATTTTATGGCACATATTTTGCATAATTGGGTTTAGAAAATTAAAACCCTAAAAATATGAGGTCTACCCATGAAAAAGTTAATGGCTCTTACAATCATTCTGTTCAGTTCCTTCGGCTTGTTTTCGATGACTCCGGAACTGACCATTGATGCCCTGTCCGAACAGGCTGAAGCCGGAAGGGTGACAGCCCAGAAAATCCTGGCTGAAAAATTCCTTTTGGGAGAGGGGATCTTCCAGAATAATGAATTGGCTTTTTACTGGTTTAACAAAGCAGCCGCCGCAGGGGATCCGGAAAGCCTGTATCAGCTCGCTCTTTTGTACAAGCGGGGGCTGGGAACAGGGGTCAATATGAATGAAGCTCTTTCGCTGCTCAATAAAGCGGCGGTGACGGGATATCTGAAAGCCCAGTATGAACTGGGAATCTTTTACCGGGATAACGATGACTTTTCCATTTTCTGGCTCGAAAAAGCAGCGGAGCGCAATCATGTGGAGGCGCAGTACCGTCTCGCGGAAATCTATCTTCTCAAAGAAGGGTCTTATTTCGAACAGCTCGGCTATTACTGGCTGAACAGAGCGGCTGTTCGGGAACACAGAATCGCCCGGTACAAGCTCGGAATGCTTTACAGGGAGGGCGACCGTTCCGGCGAAGATCTGAAGATAGCTTTCAAATGGATCAGCCAATCGGCGGAACAGGGATTCAAAGAAGCGGAAAAAGAACTGTCCCGGATGTATCGGGAGGGAATCGGAACTGATGTGGATATGGAGAAGGCCCGATTCTGGCAGGACAGAAGCCGAAGGGTGCTGTGATCAGCGGCAGTTTTCGTCGGATTCATCTGAATAGTATGAGACTTCGACAAAACCGTAGGAAAAAAACGGTTTTATTAAGATAATAGCAAATGGCACGGATATTGCATAGATGTTAGAGAGAAGGAGGAATCATTGTTAACACATCAGGAAGTACAGCTGAATAACCAGTTGTACAACAAATATAAAGACCAGAGAATCCTTTTTTCCACCAGCGTTGCGAAGTCCATCGGGCTTCAGCAGAGCGAAACGATATTGAAAATCGGGATGGAGAAAACGAAAGGAGCTCTCATTTCCGCGACAATGAACGATATGGTGATTCTGGCTAAGATGACTGAAGCGTTGAGAAGGAGAATCTATTCGGAAAACGGAATGGTGACGGTACATCTGAAGTTTTTTGATTCTCTTTTCAAAAAAGAGATGATCTTCAATCTCTACACCAAGTTCGTCAATATGAATAACCATGGTCTTCCCGGTCAGGACATGCAGTATCTCAGCCTGAAGCTGAGAAGAAGAATACCCTATGAGCTGGTTTCGGTTTTCGGGAAGCACCATACTAAAGTTTCCACTGCTTCAACGGTGCTGAATAAAAAGGCAGAAGGAATGCTTTTTGCCCGGGGAATCAAAAAAAATTGCTTCCCTTCATATATCGACAATGAGAAAGTGATGATCAATTTTCTGGGGAATCCCCAGTCTTTTGTCAACCACAAAGCAATGATCGTTCTGAAATCGCCCGATACCGGCGAAACCTATGAAATCATAGGAAAAATAGATGAACAGTTTGAACAGAATATCGATGCTTTTCAGATGAGACTGAATTATTCCATAGACCAGCAGAGCCCGAGATTTACAAGCTCTCTGGGGAATCTGAAAGAGCTGATAAATATAAGCAATTGAAATAATAAAAATTGACAGAATAAAAACAGGGAGTACAAAAATGAAAAAAACAGTAACGGCCTTATGTATAGCCGCAATCGGAATGGGAAGCCTTTCTGCTTCATCGACAAACCTCGAAAATATCTACGGAAAAAATGACCTGGATCTCAATGGTAACTACGTCCATATCTACGGAAACAATTTCGGAGCCATAATCGAAAGCAACATTACCGAACCCTACTGCATGGATGTGGATGTGGCGGGCAGGGAAATTGATCTGCTCAAAGAAAGAAACAGCTCTCTTAATGAGGAAAACGGCCAGTACAGTTCCGCTGTAAAGACACTGGAATCAGATGTTTCCAATGTGTTCGGCCTTATCGCCCGGATCGAATCTCTGATGAATACGGTCATATCCTCCGGTACGGATCTCTATACTCTTTCGACAACTCTGACCGATCCGGAAATGAAAAATGAGCTTCAGAAAAGCATCGAGGAGAACAGACAGCAGAAATTCGATCTGGAAAACCGTCTCCAGGATCTCAATCGCAAACTTTCAAGCCTGAAAGAACAGATCGGCGTAAAGAAACGTTACATAACCGTTAATAATCTGAATATCAGAAGAAATGATGACAGAATCGAATTCCTCAAAGCCTGTATCGATCTTTCCACAAAAGACTCCGGCGCTTTGAACAGGGCTATCACTCGCTCCTCATCGCTTCAGGAAGAAGTAGACAGCCTGCTCAGCATGAATTTCTGAAAGGGGTATGATTAAGATGAAAAAGCTTATTATCGGTCTTATGCTCACTGTTGGGATTTTTTCCCTGCAGGGGCAGGATAGACCGGGATTTTATCTCGATTCGCTCAACATCGCTGCTCCTTTCAAGGTTCCGGTGAGCCATTACCGGGGGTTCAGCGAGTACGAAGCGGGATTCGGACTCCAGGCGAATTTCAAGTTTGGAGGACTGTACGGCCTGAGGGTCTTTCTCGGAGCCGACGCCACTTACAACTTTAATTCTTCCGAAAGGATAGACCTCCTGGTTGATGCCAATGTCAATGCAGGAATAGGCTGGGAGATTAACCCGGGCCGGGGAGCCTTCACTATGACGCCCCAGCTTTCGGCAGGCGCCGTCTTCCATATTCTCAACGGTGATTTCATGCTCGACGGAAATGACGAAACAACCCTTTACATAGATCAGCTATACCGCTTTCAGCTGGAAATGGCTTACACCTTCAAAGCGGGAGAGAAGAAAAAAACTCATGTGGCTCTGTTTATCTCTCCTTCCTTCGAGATTTTTTCCGGAGAGACATACTGGGGATATATACCCGGCGGAACCTTAGGCATCAGGCTCATATTCGATCCGGCGGAATAGATACTGATTTGCCTTAATTGAATTCCTTATAAGGAATCATTATCATATAATAGGGATGAAAAGGAGTGAAAGTGAAAAGAAAAAAATCTGATATATTGATATTATTAACAGTTTTTATATTCTCAAGCTTTCAATCCTGCAGTAATTTTCTTATCGATCCTCGTATCGCTCCTGATAGCGAACCCGTTCCTTCCGCTCTTTCAGCAGTTATCAGCGCTACAATTTCTGTCGGTAAGGAATCGACCTATGGAGTATCTGTCGTCACAATTGACTGGTCCGAGGAGGTCCCGGACGTCTCAATCAGCGATCTGGAGCCATTGAACTGTACGGTCGGGGGATTTTCCCATTCGGGAGATACTTCGAGCTTTTCCTTGACCGCCGTAAGCAGCGGCACCGTGGGATTTTCCATTTCTGCCGGAGCGATAACCGGTATAAGCGGTCTGAAAAATACTGAAGAAAATTATCTGTTCATCTATTCTCCCGTCGGACTGACGCTCTCGATCTCATCGACGGAACCGTCCATCACGTCCCTGACTCCGATTCCCCTCACTTTCCACTTCAGCGAATCGGTTACAGGGTTCGAGATTACCGATATCTCAACGACTCTCGGTTCTGTTGAAAATCTGAGCGGATCCGGATACCTCTACTCTGCCGATCTTGTACCCGGTACGGACGGAACAGCGGAAATCGCTGTTGTCCAGGGAGCGGCCGCGGATACGCTGACCGGAGCTTCAGAATCGCAGAACGCCGTATTCTCCATCACATACGACGGAACCTCTCCCGGAGTCATATTGACCGGTCCTGTCAGTGATGGAGGTATTGCCGGATACAATACCCTGACATTCACAGCTTCCTTTTCAGAGCCGGTTACAGGATTCACTCTCGATGATATCTCTGCCTTAAACGCCGATCTTGCTAACCTCGGCGGATCGGGAACAACCTGGACTTTTGATGTAACACCCCGGGCGGAAGCTCTGGTTTCCCTCGATATACCTGCCGGTATAGCCTTCGATAGTGCCGGAAACGGGAACACAGCCCTGGCTGATACCTATGATTATACCTATAACAGCATTAAGATAGCTGTGAACTTCACGTCTTCCTCATCCCCTGTGACCAATGATGCCACTGTCACAATTACAATCGCCTTCGATCTGGATATGGATCAAGATGATCTTGCTGTGGGAGAATTGTCTATCAACGGCGGATCCCTGTCCAATTTTCAGAAAATCAGTGATGATGTATATACCGTTGATATTGTTTCCATGACCACTGGAACCATCACCTTAACAGTAGCAGATGGAGCAGCTTCGAGAACCGAAGGAAGAACCAATCCCGAATCGAGCT
This window harbors:
- a CDS encoding SulP family inorganic anion transporter is translated as MKANSFFYPKFFSLIRSGLDRRQMVQDVLAGVVVGIVALPLCIAFAVASGVDPGKGLVTGILAGFIISFLGGSRVQIGGPTGAFVILIFGFVQSYGFAGLFYSTIIAGILLILFGVLKLGNLLKYIPHPLITGFTSGIALVIFSTQIKDALGLPIEKVPADFLEKWSLFIRKAGDFNPYSLVLTLASIALILILRKVTKRIPGSFVSIILLSGAAALFRLPVETVGSLYGAIPRSFHFGIPAFDPGFLPAYFQAGLAIALLGGIESLLSATVADGMISGNHRSNTELIAQGIANIVTPFFGGIPATGALARTAANVKNGGRTPLAGIVHSLTLLSIMLFFGPYAVYIPMAVLAGILIVVAYDMSELHAFKAYLKGNMYDRIILLVTFLLTVFVDLVAAIEVGIVLSSLLFMKRMSDIAEKRIDHVVDLDVIDDYSALPSRIGIYEISGPLFFASARRYIELMKELGIRKDVIIIRMRHVSFIDKTGMNTFADAVRFLHSRKIDVVLSGLNDEVLLKLKNNGMDRWIPEENICSSFKDAVARAESL
- the rlmF gene encoding 23S rRNA (adenine(1618)-N(6))-methyltransferase RlmF, producing the protein MADLHERNPHSGLYDFDALVKSLPELEQAVVSNPTGEKTIDFSDARSVFLLNKALVRYYYKVENWQIPEGYLCPAVPGRADHIHYAADLLGEYTGGDIPRGRKVHVLDTGTGAGCIYPVIGCGAFGWKFTASEIDPLSLKMSRLIVQTNPSISKLVKVKQQKQKQFIFRNIIEERDFFDLTVCNPPFFASQKEAVEANREKWRKMTGEESPGNLNFGGMENELWYPGGEAAFIGKMIRESAEFADQVNWFTSLVSRKENLAILEKQLSREKTAAFKTISMSQGNKNSRLLAWTFMSESRRQSLADKYKKA
- a CDS encoding methyl-accepting chemotaxis protein, translated to MRFFHLKIKGRLILICAVLVIVPILTLGTILYVTIQNETALENETKLRQQSELLSLNAESIYEIALDKVKTDLKVARKTLNSYGDPTVDEKGDLVLYDPVGDRAPIHIAENYAIVDEIRDLLGGTATIFQLKSFEGEKSSDPGSAGWAYDTAFYRISTNVIKDDGNRAIGTIVSKPVFDTIMKGETFFGRAWVVNGWYMTAYEPLYDERMNIIGILYVGVREEDYQNTFLDNIASQVVGKTGYISVLNSKGEYVLSLNHLRDGESIINATDSNGVYFIKEIVDESLSLKKGETGIKYYDWKNTGETRARRKFTSFSYFPQWDWIISPGAYVDDFQDGLIRMRGIILLVGILSAAAGIVVAYFFANSIAKPLKRVAGMADVISRGDLNVEKIEIKRKDEIAMLADSFSGMLESFRYKAGVIETIASGDLTQNIVKASEDDQLGQSLMDMNDSLNGLLNEITQTVNEVNNGAEHVSNAGQELSQGAMEQASSLEEISSSLTRINSQTRQNADSAMEASSLAKTAAANAEKGNGKMEQLLEAMNKIEKSSQDISKIVKVIDDIAFQINLLALNANVEAARAGKYGKGFAVVADEVRNLANRSADAAKETTAMVEASGKNVKEGKTAAEETASQLGEILAGSIKVAEFLMEISRASTEQAEGINDINAGLEQIDQVTQSNSSSAEESASAGEELAAQAAQLKGMLEMFRLSDSYDEKRRLIP
- a CDS encoding tetratricopeptide repeat protein; the encoded protein is MKKLMALTIILFSSFGLFSMTPELTIDALSEQAEAGRVTAQKILAEKFLLGEGIFQNNELAFYWFNKAAAAGDPESLYQLALLYKRGLGTGVNMNEALSLLNKAAVTGYLKAQYELGIFYRDNDDFSIFWLEKAAERNHVEAQYRLAEIYLLKEGSYFEQLGYYWLNRAAVREHRIARYKLGMLYREGDRSGEDLKIAFKWISQSAEQGFKEAEKELSRMYREGIGTDVDMEKARFWQDRSRRVL
- a CDS encoding PilZN3 domain-containing protein, yielding MLTHQEVQLNNQLYNKYKDQRILFSTSVAKSIGLQQSETILKIGMEKTKGALISATMNDMVILAKMTEALRRRIYSENGMVTVHLKFFDSLFKKEMIFNLYTKFVNMNNHGLPGQDMQYLSLKLRRRIPYELVSVFGKHHTKVSTASTVLNKKAEGMLFARGIKKNCFPSYIDNEKVMINFLGNPQSFVNHKAMIVLKSPDTGETYEIIGKIDEQFEQNIDAFQMRLNYSIDQQSPRFTSSLGNLKELINISN